From a single Lentisphaera profundi genomic region:
- a CDS encoding AAA family ATPase encodes MSVTFENEAVEKEVQAFRTTFSSLKEEIGKFIVGQDEVVNHVLISIIAGGHVLLEGVPGLGKTALVNTISKVLHLDSKRIQFTPDLLPADILGTNILVERNGEKVFEFQKGPIFTNILLADEINRATPKTQSALLETMQEKTVTVANKTHILDKPYFVLATQNPLEMDGTYPLPEAQLDRFFFKLNVEMPNHQEFSEILDRTTGLTQPEINAITDGARIIEMGKTACQVPIAEDIKNYLIKLAISTHPEKDESPKVVKQYIRYGVSPRAAQAILLAARIHALISGRYHVAKEDINAVAIPAMRHRMLLSFEGEAEGITTEKIIKDIIQLLN; translated from the coding sequence ATGTCAGTTACATTTGAAAACGAAGCGGTAGAAAAAGAAGTCCAAGCATTCAGAACAACCTTCAGCTCATTAAAAGAGGAAATTGGCAAGTTTATTGTCGGTCAAGATGAGGTAGTCAATCACGTTCTCATTTCAATCATTGCTGGTGGTCACGTGCTGTTGGAAGGTGTTCCAGGCTTGGGCAAGACCGCTTTAGTCAATACCATCTCAAAAGTCCTTCATTTGGACTCCAAACGCATTCAGTTCACTCCAGATCTTTTGCCTGCCGATATTCTCGGGACCAATATCCTCGTGGAGCGCAATGGCGAAAAAGTATTCGAATTCCAAAAGGGCCCTATTTTCACCAATATCTTATTAGCCGATGAAATCAATCGTGCCACACCCAAGACTCAATCGGCACTTCTTGAAACCATGCAAGAAAAAACCGTGACCGTCGCTAATAAAACTCATATTCTTGATAAACCTTATTTTGTTTTGGCCACGCAAAACCCTCTCGAAATGGATGGCACCTATCCTCTCCCTGAAGCTCAATTAGACCGTTTCTTTTTTAAGTTAAATGTCGAAATGCCCAATCATCAGGAGTTCTCCGAAATCCTCGATCGTACCACGGGACTCACACAACCAGAGATTAACGCAATTACCGACGGTGCACGCATCATTGAGATGGGTAAAACCGCCTGCCAAGTTCCCATTGCCGAGGACATCAAAAACTACTTAATTAAGCTCGCCATTTCAACTCATCCAGAAAAGGACGAGTCTCCAAAGGTCGTCAAACAGTATATCCGCTACGGTGTTTCTCCCCGTGCCGCGCAAGCTATTTTATTAGCGGCTCGTATTCACGCACTCATCTCCGGGCGTTATCACGTCGCCAAGGAAGACATCAACGCCGTTGCGATCCCCGCAATGAGGCACCGTATGTTACTCAGTTTCGAAGGTGAAGCCGAAGGTATTACTACTGAGAAAATTATTAAAGACATCATTCAATTACTCAATTAA